Part of the Halococcus saccharolyticus DSM 5350 genome is shown below.
CGAGTTCCAGTTGTCCTCGATGTGGTCTTTCCCTGTGGCTTTCGGGATCGTCGTCACGCCCTTCTCGCGAAGCCACGCGAGGCTGATCTGGGCCGCGCTGGCGTCGTGTTTCTCGGCGATGTCGGTGAGTTCGTCGACCTCGAAGACTTCGCCGCGTGCGAGCGGCGAGTATGCCACGAGTTCGATGTCGTGGTCGTCGCAGTAGCTTCGGAGCTCGTCCTGTGGGAGCAGCGGATGGCACTCGACCTGGTTCGCGAAGATCGGCTCGTCGAGCACCTCGCTAGCGGTGTCGAGATGCTCGGGCTCGAAGTTCGAGACGCCGATCCGGTCGATCGCACCGCGGTCTTTCAGCTCGGCGAACGCCGGCAGGGTGTCCTCGGCGTCGTATTCGTCGGCCGGCCAGTGGGCGTAGAGCAGGTCGACAGACTCCACGTCGAGCTCGTCGAGGCTCTCGGTCGTGCTGTGGATCACGTCGTCGTAGCTCAGGTTCTCGGTCCAGACCTTCGTCGCGAGGAAGACATCCTTACGCGGGACAT
Proteins encoded:
- a CDS encoding aldo/keto reductase, with the protein product MSQEQLRPESVPRADEMPMLGLGTWQNEDPEQCVESVRTALEMGYRHIDTAQAYGNEESVGEGIEGADVPRKDVFLATKVWTENLSYDDVIHSTTESLDELDVESVDLLYAHWPADEYDAEDTLPAFAELKDRGAIDRIGVSNFEPEHLDTASEVLDEPIFANQVECHPLLPQDELRSYCDDHDIELVAYSPLARGEVFEVDELTDIAEKHDASAAQISLAWLREKGVTTIPKATGKDHIEDNWNSLAVDLDDEDIATIDGIDRKERQVDPDFAPW